CGATTTTTACATCGAAGCCTTGTTCTTTTGCTTCTTTTTCAGTGAGTCCGACATTTGCGACTTCTGGTCGGCTATACGTACATTTCGGGACCTTGGTGTAATCCATCGGGTGCGGGTTTTGTCCAGCCATGTGCTCTACTGCAAGTATTCCTTCATGCGAAGCCACATGTGCCAATTGCAAACCGCCAATCACGTCACCAATCGCATAAATATGAGGCTCTGCAGTCTGGAAAAATTCATTAACCACGACTACGCCACGCTCGACTTTGATTTCTGTTGCTTCCAAACCAATGTTTTCTACATTGGCTTGGCGCCCTACAGATACGAGTACCTTTTCGGCTTCGAAGGTTTGGACTCCATCCTTGACTTCCGCCTGAATAGAGACTTTGCCTTCCCCTTTTTCCAACGATTCAGGCAACACCTTTGCTCCCGTCACGATGTTGACTTTCCGCTTTTTCAACAGGCGAGCCAATTCCTTGCTCACTTCTTCATCCTCAAACGGCAAAATACGGTCGGCGTACTCCACTACAGTTACTTCTACACCGAAATCATTGAGCATAGAAGCCCACTCAATCCCGATGACACCGCCACCAACGATGACAACAGAAGCAGGCAACTGCTCCCACTGCAACGCTTCATCGCTTGTTACCACATAAGATCCGTCGATGACCAAACCGGGAAGTGTGCGCGGACGTGAACCTGTTGCCAGCAAAAGGAATCGAGGAACGATCATTTCTTGGTCCCCGTTTTCCTTTTCAATGCGCACAGCACCTGCCTGCGGAGAAAAAATGGAAGGCCCCATGACTCTTCCAAAGCCTTCAAAGACAGTAATGCTGCCTTTTTTCATCAAGTACTGAATCCCTTTGTGAAGTTGGTCGATAATGCCTTGCTTACGCTCTTGTATTTTTGTGAAGTCATAGCCTACAGTACCTGCCGAGACTCCGTATTTGTCAGCTTCCTTCAGGGTGGAGAATACTTCTGCACTGCGCAATAACGCTTTGGATGGGATGCAACCACGGTGCAAGCAAGTACCACCGAGCTTTTCTTTTTCCACGATTGCTACCTTCATTCCCAATTGGGAAGCGCGGATTGCCGCTACATAACCGCCGGTACCTCCCCCGAGGACGACTAAATCAAACTCTTGAGACACCACGATCTCTCCTTTCATTCAGAAAGCTAACCTGCGTATTTACGAGAATATGAATATTCAAAGAAAACGTTTTATGTATCCCTGACCGCCCTCCTAGAAGAGCGGCGGTCAGGAGTATGAACTTTATGGAAGAAAAGAGATTAGCGCTTGTAAACAGTCTTGCCGTTTTGCAGGAAAGTATTACGTGATCTAGCAACACTTGCAATGCGCTCTTCCGCCATGCGGTCAGCAGCTTTGTAGGAAGCCATGCCATCACGTTCAGCGATTTCATAAATTTTCAGGATGCTGTCATAGATTGTTTCTACTTTTTTCAGTGCACGCTCGCGGTTGTAGCCTTGCAGCTCATCTGCCACATTGATTACACCACCAGCATTGATCACGTAGTCAGGTGCGTAGATCAGAC
The window above is part of the Brevibacillus antibioticus genome. Proteins encoded here:
- the lpdA gene encoding dihydrolipoyl dehydrogenase, with translation MSQEFDLVVLGGGTGGYVAAIRASQLGMKVAIVEKEKLGGTCLHRGCIPSKALLRSAEVFSTLKEADKYGVSAGTVGYDFTKIQERKQGIIDQLHKGIQYLMKKGSITVFEGFGRVMGPSIFSPQAGAVRIEKENGDQEMIVPRFLLLATGSRPRTLPGLVIDGSYVVTSDEALQWEQLPASVVIVGGGVIGIEWASMLNDFGVEVTVVEYADRILPFEDEEVSKELARLLKKRKVNIVTGAKVLPESLEKGEGKVSIQAEVKDGVQTFEAEKVLVSVGRQANVENIGLEATEIKVERGVVVVNEFFQTAEPHIYAIGDVIGGLQLAHVASHEGILAVEHMAGQNPHPMDYTKVPKCTYSRPEVANVGLTEKEAKEQGFDVKIGKFSFKPLGKALIHGENDGFVKLVVDAKTNDLLGVHMIGTHVTDMISEAGLARVLDATPWEIGQTIHPHPSLSEAIMEAAQAVDGKAIHN